A single region of the Marinobacter salinisoli genome encodes:
- a CDS encoding phosphate-starvation-inducible protein PsiE, with translation MSYEQKSEEIDNKLRRVTDPFGNLMVDLFHYIALFAIGGAIFWSAVMAFIDMASEGGASISDILLLFIYLELGAMVGIYFKTNHMPTRFLIYVGITALTRMLIGDIQAHHHDPGIELLYITGSILLLALANLAVRFGSHRYPSPPIPKLDSKGANE, from the coding sequence ATGAGCTACGAACAAAAATCCGAGGAAATCGACAACAAGCTGCGCCGGGTAACGGATCCGTTCGGCAACCTCATGGTGGACCTGTTTCACTACATTGCCCTGTTTGCCATCGGCGGCGCCATCTTCTGGTCTGCGGTCATGGCCTTTATCGACATGGCGAGTGAGGGTGGCGCGTCGATTTCGGATATCCTGTTGCTGTTCATCTATCTCGAACTGGGTGCCATGGTTGGAATCTACTTCAAGACCAACCACATGCCGACCCGGTTTTTGATTTATGTGGGCATCACGGCATTAACCCGAATGCTGATCGGCGATATCCAGGCTCACCATCACGATCCCGGTATCGAGCTCCTGTACATCACCGGTTCCATTCTCTTGCTGGCGTTGGCCAATCTCGCTGTCCGGTTCGGTTCCCATCGCTATCCGTCGCCGCCGATACCCAAGCTGGATTCGAAAGGCGCCAACGAGTAA